One Candidatus Methylomirabilota bacterium genomic region harbors:
- a CDS encoding threonine--tRNA ligase, whose translation MSETQIRSITVTLDDGRRYEFPSGVTVLAVLEAVDPAARKETIGATVNGRLVDLGSPIEGDAHVKWVSITSSEGLSMLRHSAAHLMAAAVQKLLPGSKFAIGPAIQDGFYYDIEPPRPLTADDLPTIEATMRELAEQRLPFVRFEVPLDEAIVKTSALEQPYKVELLESIRDRAAASAGATEQDELAHEVDPAAQQVSFYTTGDFVDLCRGPHVLDTSVIRFFRLTHLAGAYWRGDERRPMLTRIYGIAFPTQEALEAHLFLLEEAKRRDHRRLGRDLDLFSVHDEIGGGLVLWHPKGALVRKLIEDLWREQHLQRGYDLVYSPHVGRAKLWETSGHLDFYQEFMYPRMEMEGNDYYVKPMNCPFHIKLFQSKVHSYRELPVRFAELGTVYRFERAGVLHGLLRVRGFTQDDAHIFCTPEQMVGEVARAVSFSLGFLSSFGFDRFDAYIATRPEKAIGDQGLWNEATDALRRAADDAGLTYQIDDGGGAFYGPKIDLKVRDALGRAWQCTTIQFDFNLPERFDITYVGEDNRPHRPFMVHRAILGSLERFFGVLVEHHAGAFPTWLAPVQARLVPVADRFQPYARQVSERLRAIGVRTEVDVRNEKVGYKIRDAEVQKTPYILVVGEKEASASAVSVRQRGGRDLGVMPIDQFASVIQEELKPVMEPSMSASCEGGSIHQ comes from the coding sequence GTGAGTGAGACTCAGATCCGATCGATTACGGTCACCCTGGACGACGGACGGCGATACGAATTTCCGTCCGGCGTGACGGTGCTGGCTGTGCTGGAGGCGGTAGATCCGGCCGCGCGGAAGGAGACGATCGGGGCAACCGTCAATGGGCGTCTTGTGGATCTGGGGAGTCCCATTGAGGGCGACGCCCATGTAAAGTGGGTGAGCATCACGTCGTCGGAAGGCCTGTCGATGCTTCGGCATAGCGCCGCCCACCTGATGGCCGCCGCCGTGCAGAAGCTCCTGCCAGGTTCAAAGTTTGCCATCGGTCCGGCCATCCAGGACGGTTTCTACTACGACATTGAGCCGCCCCGCCCGCTGACCGCGGACGATCTACCGACCATCGAGGCGACGATGCGCGAGCTCGCTGAGCAGCGGTTGCCGTTCGTCAGATTCGAGGTCCCGTTGGACGAGGCGATTGTGAAGACGTCCGCGTTAGAGCAGCCGTATAAGGTAGAGCTTCTGGAGAGCATCCGAGACCGGGCCGCAGCCTCGGCTGGAGCGACTGAGCAGGATGAGTTGGCGCACGAGGTGGACCCCGCCGCACAGCAGGTCAGCTTCTATACTACCGGCGACTTCGTCGATCTCTGCCGTGGTCCCCACGTGCTCGATACGTCGGTCATCCGTTTCTTCAGGCTGACCCACCTGGCGGGCGCCTACTGGCGTGGCGACGAGCGGCGGCCGATGCTGACCAGAATCTACGGGATCGCCTTTCCGACACAGGAGGCGCTCGAGGCGCACCTGTTTCTACTCGAGGAGGCCAAGCGACGCGACCATCGGCGTCTGGGCCGCGACCTGGATCTGTTCAGCGTGCATGATGAGATCGGCGGCGGCCTGGTCCTGTGGCATCCGAAGGGGGCGCTGGTCCGGAAGTTGATTGAGGATCTCTGGCGTGAGCAGCACCTCCAGCGCGGCTACGATCTCGTTTATTCGCCGCATGTCGGCCGGGCCAAGTTATGGGAGACGAGCGGCCATCTTGACTTTTATCAGGAGTTCATGTATCCGAGAATGGAAATGGAGGGGAACGACTATTACGTCAAGCCGATGAACTGCCCCTTCCATATCAAGCTGTTTCAGTCGAAGGTCCACAGCTACCGGGAACTCCCGGTGCGGTTCGCCGAGTTGGGAACGGTCTATCGCTTCGAGCGGGCCGGTGTGTTGCATGGGCTGCTGCGCGTCCGGGGGTTTACGCAGGACGACGCGCACATCTTCTGCACACCCGAGCAGATGGTGGGCGAGGTGGCGCGCGCCGTCAGCTTCAGCCTCGGCTTCTTGAGCAGCTTCGGGTTTGATCGGTTTGATGCCTATATCGCCACGCGGCCGGAGAAGGCGATCGGGGATCAGGGACTCTGGAACGAGGCGACCGACGCACTGCGCCGGGCGGCCGACGATGCGGGTCTTACGTACCAGATCGACGACGGTGGCGGCGCCTTCTACGGGCCGAAGATCGATCTCAAGGTGCGGGACGCGTTGGGCCGGGCCTGGCAGTGCACGACCATACAATTCGATTTTAATTTGCCGGAACGTTTTGACATTACGTACGTCGGGGAGGATAATCGACCACATCGACCGTTCATGGTCCACCGGGCGATCCTCGGATCGTTAGAGCGGTTCTTTGGGGTGTTGGTCGAGCACCACGCAGGCGCCTTCCCGACCTGGCTGGCGCCGGTGCAGGCGCGGCTGGTGCCGGTGGCGGATCGTTTTCAACCGTACGCCCGGCAGGTCTCCGAGCGGCTCAGGGCCATCGGGGTGCGCACGGAGGTGGACGTCCGGAACGAGAAGGTCGGCTACAAGATTCGGGATGCGGAGGTCCAGAAGACCCCCTACATCCTGGTGGTGGGGGAAAAAGAGGCCAGCGCAAGCGCCGTGTCGGTGCGACAGCGCGGCGGACGGGATCTGGGCGTGATGCCGATCGATCAATTCGCGTCCGTCATCCAAGAGGAACTCAAGCCGGTCATGGAACCTTCCATGTCGGCTTCCTGTGAAGGAGGGAGCATCCATCAGTAG
- a CDS encoding translation initiation factor IF-3: MNERIRIKEVRVISPEGAQLGILPIQEALETAQKLSLDLVEVAPDAKPPVCRIMNYGKYRYEQNKKTREARKKQTVIQIKEIKLRPKTDDHDFQFKSRHAERFLKEGNKTKVTLMFRGREMVHIERGKAQLDRFAEALKEVAVIEQYPRQEGRNMVMILTPKH, encoded by the coding sequence GTGAACGAGCGGATTCGGATCAAAGAGGTGCGGGTGATCAGTCCGGAGGGGGCGCAACTGGGTATCCTGCCGATTCAGGAGGCCCTCGAGACCGCCCAGAAGCTCTCGCTTGATCTGGTAGAAGTGGCGCCGGACGCCAAGCCTCCCGTCTGCCGGATCATGAATTATGGGAAGTATCGGTACGAGCAGAACAAAAAGACGCGGGAGGCGCGAAAGAAACAGACGGTCATCCAGATCAAGGAGATCAAACTCCGGCCCAAGACCGATGATCATGATTTTCAGTTCAAGTCCAGGCATGCCGAGCGCTTCTTGAAGGAGGGGAATAAGACCAAGGTGACCTTGATGTTCCGGGGCCGTGAGATGGTTCATATTGAGCGGGGGAAGGCACAATTGGACCGTTTCGCGGAGGCGCTCAAAGAGGTCGCGGTGATCGAGCAGTACCCCAGACAGGAGGGTCGGAACATGGTGATGATCCTGACCCCAAAGCATTGA
- a CDS encoding 50S ribosomal protein L35 has translation MPKIKTLKGAAKRFKVTGTGKIRRYKAAKSHLLTGKSRKRKRNLRQPGLVSKEDTARMERLIPYL, from the coding sequence GTGCCGAAGATCAAGACGCTGAAAGGGGCCGCGAAGCGATTTAAGGTGACGGGAACCGGTAAGATCAGGCGCTATAAGGCGGCCAAGAGTCACCTGCTGACCGGTAAGTCGAGAAAACGTAAACGAAATCTGCGTCAGCCGGGTCTGGTGTCGAAGGAGGATACGGCCCGGATGGAGCGACTGATCCCCTATTTGTAA
- a CDS encoding 50S ribosomal protein L20 — protein sequence MPRAKGGFKTRRRRNRVLKEAEGYFGKRSKAYRSAQEAVDRAKRYAHRDRKARKRDFRSLWIIRINAAARLSGLSYSVMMGGLKKAGVEIDRKALADLAVQDPSAFTKLAEAARGQLAA from the coding sequence ATGCCACGCGCAAAAGGTGGATTTAAGACACGGCGTCGCAGGAACAGGGTCCTCAAAGAGGCCGAGGGCTACTTTGGAAAACGGAGTAAGGCGTACCGGAGCGCGCAAGAGGCGGTCGATCGGGCTAAGCGGTACGCCCATCGCGACCGAAAGGCGCGCAAACGGGACTTTCGCAGCCTGTGGATCATCAGGATCAATGCAGCGGCCCGCCTGTCAGGCCTGTCATACAGTGTGATGATGGGCGGTCTGAAGAAGGCCGGTGTAGAGATTGATCGGAAGGCCCTGGCCGATCTGGCCGTCCAGGATCCGTCGGCATTTACCAAATTGGCGGAGGCCGCCCGGGGGCAGTTAGCGGCGTGA
- a CDS encoding phenylalanine--tRNA ligase subunit alpha, with product METLRGQLEDLKAAALDRIAQSTDAAQLEQARVHFLGRKATLTTILRQLVTLPPQDRPAMGLLANQVKQAIEASITNRRAALEAIPSDELLAADRIDVTLPGRRPTVGRLHPLTQIIREICSIFAGMGFAVIEGPEVEWDYYNFEALNIPEDHPAREMWDTFWIDPASAPVGKPMLLRTHTSPMQIRIMEQTKPPVRVVVPGKCYRYEAVDASHESQFHQIEGLAVDEHLTFADLKGTLYAFVRRLFGNERKIRFRCDYFPFVEPGVDMSIDCFRCKGAGCRLCKTTGWLEILGAGMVHPNVLARVGYDPARYTGFAFGLGPARVAMLKYGIDDIRLFHSNDLRFLQQFP from the coding sequence GTGGAGACGCTACGAGGGCAACTGGAGGATCTAAAGGCCGCAGCGCTCGACCGGATTGCGCAGAGCACTGACGCAGCCCAGCTCGAACAGGCGCGCGTCCACTTCCTCGGTCGCAAGGCTACGCTGACGACGATCCTTCGACAGTTGGTCACGCTTCCGCCGCAAGATCGACCGGCGATGGGCCTGCTGGCCAATCAGGTCAAGCAGGCGATTGAGGCATCCATCACCAACCGACGGGCGGCTCTGGAAGCGATCCCCAGCGATGAACTGCTGGCGGCAGACCGAATCGACGTCACGCTACCGGGGCGACGACCGACCGTCGGTCGCCTGCATCCCCTCACCCAGATCATCCGCGAGATCTGCAGCATCTTCGCAGGGATGGGCTTCGCCGTTATTGAGGGGCCGGAGGTGGAGTGGGACTACTACAACTTTGAGGCCCTCAATATCCCGGAGGATCATCCGGCGCGGGAGATGTGGGATACCTTCTGGATCGATCCGGCCAGCGCGCCTGTCGGCAAGCCGATGCTCCTGCGGACGCACACCTCGCCGATGCAGATCCGCATCATGGAGCAGACCAAGCCGCCGGTCCGCGTGGTGGTCCCAGGGAAGTGCTATCGGTACGAGGCGGTGGATGCCAGCCACGAGAGCCAGTTTCATCAGATCGAGGGGCTGGCGGTCGACGAGCACCTCACCTTTGCCGATCTGAAGGGGACACTCTACGCCTTTGTGCGGCGCCTCTTCGGCAATGAGCGGAAGATCCGCTTCCGGTGCGACTATTTTCCGTTCGTCGAGCCGGGCGTCGATATGTCGATCGACTGCTTTCGCTGCAAGGGCGCCGGCTGCCGGCTGTGCAAGACGACCGGCTGGCTCGAGATCCTCGGCGCCGGGATGGTGCATCCGAATGTCCTGGCGCGCGTCGGATACGACCCGGCCCGCTACACCGGCTTCGCCTTCGGCCTCGGCCCGGCGCGTGTCGCCATGCTGAAGTACGGCATCGACGACATCCGCCTCTTCCACAGTAACGACCTCCGCTTCCTCCAGCAGTTCCCCTGA
- a CDS encoding toxin HicA, with amino-acid sequence MSMDRVLGRVLSGVSDANIRFDDLCRLLRSLGFDMRVRGGHHIFRKAGVEEKINLQREGSEAKPYQVRQVRAVILKYRFGGQEP; translated from the coding sequence ATGAGCATGGACCGGGTTCTGGGGCGAGTCCTCAGTGGAGTGTCCGACGCGAACATCCGGTTTGACGACCTGTGTCGGTTGCTCAGGAGCCTTGGCTTTGACATGCGGGTTCGCGGCGGTCATCATATCTTTCGCAAAGCAGGAGTAGAGGAGAAGATCAACCTCCAGCGGGAGGGGAGTGAGGCGAAGCCATACCAAGTACGTCAGGTACGGGCGGTGATCCTGAAGTATCGGTTTGGAGGGCAGGAGCCATGA